The stretch of DNA TCCTTGGTTAAGGAgagggtggtcatggctggaatgattttgatcataggtctgcttaatcagggttgtcctggggctaaacaacaacagtatcaccaccatcatcatcatgaacatgatgatgatcatcatcattatcatcttgcTAACATGGGTTTGATGGGTTCAGAAACacattaccttttttcttttgtcacctTTCTTTGCTTACTCTGGAAATTTCTTATTGTATCTGAGCCCTATTTAAAAGTGGACAAACCAGTGAGGGAGCCCTTATGTAACTGATTGactcactagaaatagcagctgctaaATGATCATTCGTACCCTACCGTCTTATAAAATGAAAAGCAGGGGGAAGACACATTTGATAGTTATGACTATGCTGTTTCTGATCATCATTTGAATGActttgatcagaactgacctcCAGCTACACAAAAATGTTGTTATTGGAAAGGTATAGCCATACTATCACAGCCTTCTCCTTTGCAAACTACATCTAAATCATCTTATATCCACCTTTTCTCTTGGCTCATTGGACTCCATTGTTTATGCaaactaacattacacatccgtCCTGTAATCTGTGCTTTCAgttctttctagtctttgcattCAAGGCCTACATGTTGGTACCATGCAGCATCACATTTCAcccacaagcatcatacaatctggtTTGCATTCTGAGGGAGAAGGTCTCAGTTTCCAACTGAAGTAATAGATCCCTTAACTTTTACTAAACCAATTCTTACCCAAGTCACTATGTTTTTATTGCATCCACCCCAACAGCTAATTTATGCAGATAATAGAAACTATTTCTTAGGAAACATTTGGGTATTTGAGAAAATCTGTATCCTGGGCGCTCCTTTGTGCTTTATGCTGTTGTGCGTCTGCTACATTCTGTTAGCCTACCTGTGGTTCCACTACAACACTTGTGTGCCCTTCTTTACTCAGCACACCTACCCTTTTCCTGCTCACCATTCAGGTAGACAGTTGTGCCTTCTTTCTTACTAAAACTTTAGTTTTGCCAAGTTTACTTTaagtggaatttcttttctaactcACAAATTCATCTTTAAGAGAAAGGTGACAAGCATAGAAGAATGCTGACAAAAGCCAGTCTGTTAtgggattgatctaattgactgctccccaccccccacccccaaaattatgggccttgtgcctagagtagaaaagaatctttgTAAGGCTCAGTATCCGGAGATCAGTCTTCACCACTTTGTTCCTCTTTGATACTCCAACTGTTCCTCTTGCCATTTATTCTCTGCTCATGCTGGCCAACCTTCACCTTCTCTGCTCTCTCTTCTATACAGCCACAACCCTTTAGTCTTCTGAGTCTCATGGCAATCTTGATGGTGCTAGcaccacaataaaatgcacccagtatactctgcaGATTAGTGAACAAATGGAAACTGCACAGGATTGAGAAGGCACTTTAGTCTGTCTAAATATGTAATTGTTTTTCAAATGCTGATCATATAATGCTGAAATACACcaagcacattctgtaaagtgcttggtgttaggaagggcatccagtcagagAAGCCAAGCCAAGAAGTGAAATACCTAGAGCAGACCTGGCCAACTTGAATTACATtgtgggccactttaatcacagaaagtctTTTGAGGGCCGTTTGTATACTGACAAAATTGAGGTCAATTTTTCCGGATTTTTCTCTTGTTGGAGACCTGCTTATTTGACATATCTTCTGCCCACTAGTTCACTTTTCTTACctgtttaatttctctttttcgttattttttgtattttttaaaattattgtttgttCTTGCCTACTCCACTATCATTGCTTGATATATAACTACAAACCctgtatctatttgtattttgttgatgaatgaaagaaagacccTCTATTTGGTCATGCTTCTTCTTAAGAATAACAGCCAAACCACATTGTACTACCTTGAAACAAAAATGCATTCAATGTGGTTCTGAATGACATTTATGTCTGAAAAATCAAGAGGAAATAGTCATATCTGGATTGCCTTAAAtaataggtttgcttgatcagctTCTTTGTTACTtagcaactaaaaaaaaaaaagaaagaaaaacaacaaaagtagtaCAATCGGTCTTCGACACATGTGTGATCTTGTTGAAATTGAATCAAAACCAAATTTTTCTTCTGGTAAAAAGTATAAATTTTTtcaagattttatttcttttatctaaatattcatataattgttttaatgatttctttttattcttgtaaaaagaaacaaaagatttttGTATTACTTTCTCTTGTTCTTGTCCAATTTTTGCTTATTTAGCTCAGcatctttgttgtttttactcatttttttctctctctttctctcattttatacTGCATATACTTCATGACAGTATGGTAATCAAAGAGCAGGATGAAATATTGgataaaatcaattataaaatataaaaattacatatcaCTATAGTCAAAATAGTTACTACAGCTTAAAAGTAAAGTACACTGCTTTTTAGATTACCATGGTGATAAAAACCgtattattataaaaatcaaaatgatCAAATATGGTGGCTATCGACTCTTAGACAAGTATGACCATCACTGACAAATTATCTTATTCTAGCTGTTAAAGACAATGGCTGTCATCAATACCTGTACTGAAGTTTAAAGTCAATAATAACAGCTTGCACAACACTGCTAAAACTCTCACCTACAAAGCCAGTTAGTCCAGAAACAGGCAAGAGCAAAATGTCCAGCTTCCCAATGAGGCATGTattatttcagaattttcttcTCCTAGAAAGATATCTGAACAAACACTCGTGGTCTCTCATTCATCAGATCACTAAAGAGTTTCAGAATTTTCCAAGCAAGTCAATTAACAATTGCTGATCTGCAATGAATAAAACACTTCGGCACAGGACATCAATTTCATTGGTTGGTTGAGTCACATGCAAATAGTCTTAATTCAAAGCTAAAATTAGTTTCtaatagaaagtaaaaagaaacgaTATATTCTCAAGAGGAGGTAACTGTGCATCAGTTAATAGAGTAATTCACATTTTAGCTCAAATTTTGAGTAACAAATTTCCCAATAACCCAAATGTTGCCATGTCAAAAACAGGCACAAAAATATGTCCGGAAGcttaattttgtatttctttaaagcTTAACAAACGGAAAAAGCTTCTTCCTTCACATTCCGGATGCCGTCATGTAGTTTCAAaatctaaattatttttattgcatacaAATACCGTAGCTATAACAACCATTGTATACCTCTGCTTTTGCAACAATACTCCATTTTATCAAAGGATAGCTTTTTCCTCTTTTAAAAaccaaatttattttgaaaatgaagttaaattgcttttattcaTGGGTCAAAATGAATGAGTGTGCTGTGTGTTTGAGGTTTTAAAAGTGTTTACAGTTAACCTGATATATCTTTACTGTGCCATTTACTGATTCTACACCTAAtctgtatattatttcttttaacagatattatccatacaattaTATTCAGGCTGGGTTGTTTGTGTGGCATTTATGGATTTTTCATTGTAAATCAATATTCCTCATATAGCTGTAGTGAGCCTTACAAGTAGTTTTACTGAAAACTTTGTGGTATCTGTGTAACATGGTGAAGTGCATACTAATTAGCATTAGAAAGATCTTAGCTACATTTGTGGGTACAGTTACACTATGAGTAACATCATAATAGATTATTTTTCTAAGATTAGTGTTATTTGATGTGGTGTGGACATGACTGCAggctaagaagtttgtttctcaaccatgtgattttgggttcagtcctattgcatgtaatcttgggaaagtgtcttctactatagccctgggtcaactgTAGCCTTGTGAGTCGACTtcgtggacagaaactgaaagaagctcatatatatatatatatatatatatatatatacacacacacatacatatatatgtatatacacatatatatacaaacatagacatatatacatacatacaaaatatatatatgtacatacatatatatatgtatacatacatatcatcatatgtatgtatcatcatcgtcgtcgtttaacgtccgctttccatgctggcatgggttggatggtctcaccaatcctcagtcaaaccgtccaacccatgctagcatggaaagcagacgttaaatgacgaaaAAAAAGCCTATAAAAgaggtgctccagaatggctgcagccCATTAGTTGATACTAGTaggaaaaagataataaaaaaaacacaatgaatatattacagagaaatcaaaagaaatttgggaaaaatgttttgttatatataaatttttataaatgtaaGTAGTTTTACAAATTTCTCCGTTTATACATTAGGGATCAGCTCCAGTGTAGGGAAGCTCACTCTAGGAATGGATGGACTATAAAATTGTTTCTAAATATGTCTCtagatacaatcacacacacaggtatatatatatatatatatatatatatattgttctcaacatgaaagactatcatatacatacaaatgtatatatatgtataaacatatacaggcatgtatatttacagacactcaggcaggcacatacatatgtaaatatatgtatataacacatacacatagatatatatatatatatatatatattgaatatataaactctattgcatacacactaacatacagatgcatacacacacacacacattcaacagacATAAAGGTATATCCACATatcctcacacacatgcattaaaaGAGTTTAAGGATTGACATGTGAATTAAGGGTGGATGGATTGCCACAGTAATGTACTCATTGGtgtatattcctttatatttttgcatgatgTTGGTTTTAGAAAATTATTACGAATGGGCAAATGTATTTTCCTGTGCATTTGCAGTTCATTGATTGTCGAGTATGGCTTCGTGCAGGTGTCACAAAAGAACATTCTGGGTTCTTCTGGAGTAATTTGCATCTCTGCAGGATGTGCATGTTTTTTGTGTGATATTAGTTGAGGCTTGCGCATGAACATCTCACTACACAGATTGCAGCCGTAGGGTTTCTCGCCAGTGTGGCTGCGAATATGAATTTGAAGTTTGTCTTTCCTTGCAAACTGCTTCTGACATGTGTCACACTGAAAAGGTTTCTCGCCGGTATGAATCCTTCGGTGTATGTTCAGATAACATCTTTGAATGAACTGCTTTGGACAGAGGTCGCAGTGAAAAGGTTTCTCCCCGGTATGTGTCCTCCGGTGAATTTGCAGTCGGTCACTGCGTGCAAACTGCTTGGTACATACCTCGCAGTGGAAaggcttctctccagtgtgtgTCCTCTCATGTATAATTAACTTGTCCTTCTGTACAAAAGGTTTGGGGCAGTAGCTACATTGCAGCAGCTTCTCGCCTGTGTGTATTCTCCTGTGCAACTGTAGCTTGTCACCACGAGCAAACTGTTTGGGGCAAAATTCACAGCTGTAAGGTTTCTCACCAGTGTGAATTCTTTCATGTATTTTCAGCTTATCTCTTTGAACAAACTGTTTTGGGCAATAACTGCAGTGGTAGGGTCTCTCACCAGTGTGTGAGCTCTCGTGAATCTTTAGCTTGTCTTTGCGAGAGAAACATTTCGAGCAATAGCCACAGCTGAACGGTTTCTCCCCAGTGTGGATTCTCTCGTGAATCTGGAATTTGTCCCTATGGACAAACTGTTTGGCACAGTAGGTGCAGGTGAACAACTTCTCGCCTGTATGGATTCTCTGGTGCAGTTGCAAAGTGTTTCGACGTGTGAACTGTTTCAGGCAAATGTCACAGCTGTACAGTTTTGCAAATGACTGAACAGTCCGGAAACTCGGTAGCAGTTTTGTGGGTTGGTTCACCATGGTCTGTGACAATATCGAAGGTGACGGAGACTGGGAGGAAattgctgttgtaattgttggtgttgatgatgaggacAGAGATGAAGATGGCACAATCGGTTGTTTTATTGTGGTTTTTATAGCTGCTGCTCCTGCAACTGcagttgatgacgatgacgatggtggtggtggtggtggtggtggcggcagcggcggtacTCTAGCTGCTGCTGTAACTACATTCGTAGTCGATGTCGTCGGTGGTGATATTTGCTTCTGGCAAACTGCATTGGCGCATTGATTCGAGGACTTCTCAATGGCATGCATCGCTGCAGCATCAAATGGCTGCAGGTAACAGTTCCCTGGGGTGAACTGTTTGGTGTAGATGTCAGCAGGGAAGACCTTCTGGTTGGCATGAAGTAACCCGTGAGGCTGGAGGTAATACCCAGCTGCAAACTGATTCAGATATGTCGTCGTGGGAAACGACTTATCACACATATGTGTCAACATACCATGTGAGTGTGATGGAGCATTCGTATGTTGCAGGACACTTGACTTACCACCAAGACCCCCATGTAATACCTTCTTCTCACCGATTTTATCCATGTTCTGCCCAGATGTCATCATGAGGAAATAAACACCAAGCTGTCTAcgttatagattatatatacgaCTACTATACTTAttgcctattgttgttgttgttgttgttggtagtggtggtgatggaataatctgttggttgttgttgatgttgttctctGTTTTTGAAAATCCAAATGTCATCTGAGTGACCAACCATACTTGTTGCGTAGTGTCCTTCATTACCTCACAGGTACAATTGACCAATATCCTAAataccaagaagaagaagagaaaatatatatattagacaagaaagaagaaaagagtacAGAAACAggatcaaaaatgaaacaaaacaaaatatatataaatcaatgaaaCAATGAGGCctgataattgagaaagaaatagtTCGTCATAGCAGCCAATCAGAATGCTTGGTCATATCTAAAACAGCTGAGTGGCCTGGAatagcatgaaatgaagtgtcttgctcaagaacacaatgcaacactggtccaggaattgaaactacaaggTCACACACACcgatttctgtgtatatgtttgtctgtgagtaaaattctaataataatgcAGACATGTacgtaatttattaatttattattagatataataatataaactatcCACATGTTcttaagttatgaaacaatttgtcataatattagaattttcttattgttaaataaaatttcatgaaactatttctctgtcatttatgactatatatatatatatatatatatatatatatatatacatacacatacgtttgtaaggaacaatatataaattacgtcatatgtaaacagacttaaaagtttgtttttgaagcgctgAAATGTGTTGTAGTATAAGGAGAAAGGTATATTTTCCAACATGTAAAATGctgatataacagtatatatggGATAATATtccttacagagcagaaaaatctgtcagcaaccagccatgagaattgaactcacatccCTTTGATTTCCGGTCAAGTGCTCTACCATAAATGTTTATGGATCTGTGATAAGAtgaataactatatgtatgtgtttataggagtacataaaagtgtgtatgtgtgttggtgtaagtatgtatgtatttgtgtgtatatctgtgaacATATCATATGAGTCactgtccatgtgtatgtgtgagtgagtctctgtacacatgagtgtgtttgtgtgtatttgtacatgtgtgtgtgttggtaactTCCTAGTGGAGGTGAAATTCCCTGGAGCATGGATAATTTCACAGTCCATGCATCTCATCTGATAACCATAAACCTAACGAGGCATTCATTGTGATTAAAAGCAAATTGACATAAAATTAGATTATCTATGGTTATTAATCAAGAAGACAATATCATTAAAAGTAAATTCACAACAGAATGTGCATTAACCAACATGAGCACCATACTGACAGATGATTTATAGTTGTATACTGGGTATagagcattacacacacacatatgtactcataaatatatatatacacatgcacacacataaataatatatatatatatgtgtttgtccccccaccatcgcttgacaaccgatgctggtgtgtttacgtcccccgtaacttagcggttcggcaaaaagtgaccgatagaataagtactaggcttacaaagaataagtcctggggtcgattttctcgaccaaaggcggtgctccagcatggccacagtcaaatgactgaaacaagtaaaagagtaaagagtatatatatatacatatagacatcatcatcatcatttaatgaatgttttccatgctggcatgggttggtcagtttgacaggagctagcaagctagagagctgtctaggctccatgtctgttttgacatggtttctatggctggatgcccttcctaatgccaaccactttacagaacatATTGGCTGCTTTTGTACAGTgttggcacaggtgcatttatgtggcaccagtacgggtgatttttatgtggcaccagcacccacaagtcCGCAAGGAGAGGAATGCAGGGGacagcctgtatgcaaggacaaccatgattTTATTTAGCCTGGCGTGTCTTTTCAAACACAGCAAACAGTCAGAAGCCTCAGTCCCCTATCATCCTCCCTATGAGTCCCAACGTCCATTGATCCTTTCCCACCACTTTGTCctgtgtcttcctgggtctaccccttctacATGTTCTGTCTACAATTTGAGATTGGCACTTTTTGATGCAGCTGCCTTCATTCATACCTATCGCATGGCCATACCAGTGTAGTCTTCTCTCCTCCATGCTACATCTGATGTCTCGTACACCCAGTTTTTACACATATGTTGCTTAGTCCATGTCAGCACTGACTGAGCAGACTTAAGGCATTCCATTCATGATCATCCCCTATCTTATTTACAGAtttagtgtatctaggacaaAAAAAATTTACCTAATACATCTTTCCCAGTTTTAAAAGATGGCAGGGTGCaatatgaaggagatttggctgctatttctagcaggtcgagcgaccatgTAAAAGCCCTTCAAATTCATCTCACCTGTAGAGGCAAATGGCTGGTAGACCCAAACTTTTATTGGGTCATCAGTGGTGCCTTGAGCCATGTACCCAAGGGAAATCAGTTTCAAAGAGTCCTTGTCTATCACTAAGCTATCAATGGTCACAGCAGGAGTGGGACATAGCTCTGCAAGCTGAACACAGTACTTGTCAGCTTTATAGTGCTACCTCATGTCACACTATTTTCCCCCCACATCTAAAATATAGCCCCATGTCACACTCTTCTGTTCTTTCAGTGCAATGTCTATCACAGTTTCATCGATTCAATCAGACAAATCTAAAGCCTAACCCCagtcacattattattataaagtgcCACATATTTGCAACGTAACTTCCACTCACAATCTTATCTGGCCACTGCACATGTCACACTGTTATACAGTcatgcacatttataaatataaactcaGTTACATTGTTGTCTAATCACACAGATCTAGAACATAGCCCCAAGTCACACTGTCATccagttacacacacatttatgacagACACAGCCTCAGTCACATGCATCAAGTCACACTGTTATCTTCTTTTGCATATCAGGTATGACACAATCTCAGCCACACATCATTTATAACAAAGCCTTGACcctaaattgtaaataaaaaccGTGATGCAATTgcttaaatttattcatttactgaTGTAAGATAACTTGTGGTCAAATATAAAACTCACCGCGTGCTTTAACAGATACAGTTACCGAGGACATGTTGGCCAGGTGGTGGTACAGGATTTTTCTGCATAAACTGTGTTGAATGGGTTTGATGTCGGGTATATCTCTAGAATGATTTCATTGTGTAAACATGTAAGCTCTTTGTCTGAAACTGTTTCTGAAAACAAttgaaaacaaactatttttaaataaagagtgaaaaacaaaacattggtttgcttttaaaaaacatataaataggcacaggtgtgactgtgtagttgaggagcttgcttctcattcatgtggtttggggttcagtgtcgctgtatggcaccttgtgcaaatgtcttctactacagctctaggccaaccaaagcttgaatagatttggtggatggaaactgaaagaagtccattgtgtgtgtgtgtgtgtataaatatatgtgtatgtatgattgtgcatATATGCACCATCTCTTTGACATACGACCATCTGCACTTACGATGACAAAACataaggaaataaatgaattaattagaaATTGATTTTTGGACACTGGGCAGCTGCACGTACAATAACTATGGCAGTTTCGGGCAACACAGGCCTCCACTGCCTCCCAGTGTCTCACTCAGTTTCTTTCAAGCAAGAGTtgtgtttgaatgaaaatagtgttgaaaaatataaattcaacatATAACCAGATCGACTTACGACCTATCAGCTGGAACAGAACTCGGTCATAAGTCAAGgagaaggtgtgtatatatatatacatatatacatacatacatactattgaaccttgggaggggcattatgctggtaataataaacacacacactggtttggtcctttattgttattattagttaatGGGTTAGTTACTCCATTGACCAATTTATCAATCAGCCgtttttttactagtttttcaaACTCCTATGTTAATCACTTTGGTCAAACAGttaattgttggtgttgttgtatctttttttgtcaaataattatttcatcgcaATTGTTGCAATCTCTTCAGCGATACGTCTCTCTACTTCCATTTCTTTTGAACTTATGTTCCAGTGTTGGGATTTGTCCAGagatgagtatgtgagtgtgtgtatgtctgcatgtgtgcgtgtttatacataagtgtatgcacccatgtgtgtatgtgtttttcaaaacactgactatgtcatttttcatacacacacacacacacatatacatacatatatataccgcctgactggccttcatgccggtggctcgtaaaagcacccactacactctcggagtggttggcgttaggaagggcatccagctgtagaaactctgccaaatcagattggagcctggtgttgccatctggtttcaccagttctctgtcaaatcgttcaacccatgccagcatggaaagcggacgttaaacgatgatgatgatgatgtatgtatatatatatatatatatatatatatgagagagaggaggTAGCTAATTAGAGAAagctaaacacacacatttatgtgcgtgtgagtatctTTAGCTGATGTATGTTGAAGGATGTAAATATtgaacaaaaaccaaaaacaaaaattccattTGAATAAGGCCCTGTGATATTTATTTTGGATCAAATTACACAGACACTCCCTTGTTACTCTCGCTGTTGGAAATGCAGTGAATGAGTGACTGGACCAATGATGCCattgaaatataaagtaaataaatacataaatgctgCCAGACAATCTAATTTTTCACTttccagtgttgataaaataaataccaacaatAAACTGGAGTTCATTCGGTAACTCCCCACCtacaacaaaaattaatttcgagtctatgcaaaaaaaaaaaaatggttttcgtttatgctgctgctgctaatgacgatgatgatgatgttgataacaatGTCCAACATAAGCACCGGGGAAGGAATGTTGGCATGAGAATATTATTCTATATTGACTCTCGTGTTTGACTGGTTCTTCATGTTACCAACTGagaaggacgaaagacaaaagtCGGCCTTGGTTTGACTGCAACGATGTATAAATGACAATATGCACTGATTAAACATACACAGCTGGGACAGTTGTTGTTAGAACAGATATGATTCATATCTGCACGGGGGACCCTCAAGAGGATTAACAGTTTTTGGCACTTAGCTGTCAGGCATGTAAGAGATAAAAATTCTATTATGGCTAGAAATATAATCTTcaattatcttttgtcttttacttgttttagtcactggattGAAGTcgtgctggggcaacaccttcaagggtttagtcaaacgaattgaccccagtttttttaaatcttggtacttattctactgggcTCTTTGGCTGAAGAACCGCtcatttatggggatgtaaacaaactaacactggttatcaagtagtggtgggggacaaacataaacacacacatctatctatacgtacatacacacatatacagatgtatgatgggcttccagacagcttctgtctaccaagtccactcataaggttttggttggcctggggctataatagaagacacttgccctaggtgccttacagtgggactgaacccagagctgtgtggttgagaagcggccatgttgaagcaccacctttagtcgaacaagtagaccccaggagttattctttgtaagcctagtactttttctattggtctcttttgccgaactgctaagttacgggaacgtaaacacatcagcatcggttgtcaagcggtggcgagggcggggga from Octopus bimaculoides isolate UCB-OBI-ISO-001 chromosome 14, ASM119413v2, whole genome shotgun sequence encodes:
- the LOC106868327 gene encoding zinc finger protein ZFP2, which translates into the protein MMTSGQNMDKIGEKKVLHGGLGGKSSVLQHTNAPSHSHGMLTHMCDKSFPTTTYLNQFAAGYYLQPHGLLHANQKVFPADIYTKQFTPGNCYLQPFDAAAMHAIEKSSNQCANAVCQKQISPPTTSTTNVVTAAARVPPLPPPPPPPPPSSSSSTAVAGAAAIKTTIKQPIVPSSSLSSSSTPTITTAISSQSPSPSILSQTMVNQPTKLLPSFRTVQSFAKLYSCDICLKQFTRRNTLQLHQRIHTGEKLFTCTYCAKQFVHRDKFQIHERIHTGEKPFSCGYCSKCFSRKDKLKIHESSHTGERPYHCSYCPKQFVQRDKLKIHERIHTGEKPYSCEFCPKQFARGDKLQLHRRIHTGEKLLQCSYCPKPFVQKDKLIIHERTHTGEKPFHCEVCTKQFARSDRLQIHRRTHTGEKPFHCDLCPKQFIQRCYLNIHRRIHTGEKPFQCDTCQKQFARKDKLQIHIRSHTGEKPYGCNLCSEMFMRKPQLISHKKHAHPAEMQITPEEPRMFFCDTCTKPYSTINELQMHRKIHLPIRNNFLKPTSCKNIKEYTPMSTLLWQSIHP